The following are encoded together in the Heterodontus francisci isolate sHetFra1 unplaced genomic scaffold, sHetFra1.hap1 HAP1_SCAFFOLD_43, whole genome shotgun sequence genome:
- the LOC137365008 gene encoding histone H2B 5-like, whose translation MNSLIMGAKKALNKPSAKGGKKRRKSRKESYSIYIYKVMKQVHPDTGISSKAMSIMNSFVNDIFERIAGEASRLAHYNKRSTISSREIQTAVRLLLPGELAKHAMSEWSKAVTKYTSSK comes from the exons ATGAACAGTTTAATTATG ggcgccaagaaagccttaaataaaccgtcagcaaagggcggcaagaagcggagaaagtcgaggaaggagagttactccatctacatctacaaagtgatgaagcaggttcaccccgacaccggcatctcctccaaggccatgagcatcatgaactcgtttgtgaacgatattttcgagcgcatcgcgggtgaggcttcccgcctggcccattacaacaagcgcagcaccatcagctcccgggagatccagaccgccgtgcgcctgctgctgcccggggagctggccaagcacgccatgTCGGAATggtcaaaggcggtgaccaagtacaccagctccaagtaa